From the Nitrospirota bacterium genome, the window GAGTTCGCCGAGTGCAGCCCGTCTCAGTTCCACGGCACGCCGCCCTTCGACCGGGAAACGGGAAAGGCGAAGAAAAAGCAGGCGGTCTTGAGCTATACCGAGGTCTTCGGCCAGACCCTGATCAAGCTGGCCGAGGACAACGACCGGATCGTCGCTATTTCCGCGGCCATGTCCGAAGGCACCGGTCTCGACAAGTTCTCCGAGAAGTTTCCCGGCCGGTTCTTTGACGTGGGGATCGCCGAGTCGCACGGCGTCACCTTCGCCTGCGGGCTCGCCGTCGAGGGAATGCACCCCGTTGCGGCCATCTACTCCACGTTCACCCAGCGCGCCTACGACCAGGTGGTCCACGACCTTTGTCTCCAGAACCTGCCGGTCACGCTTGCGCTCGACCGGGCGGGTCTCGTGGGAGAGGACGGACCCACACACCACGGCGTGTTCGATCTGGCCTATCTGCGCCACGTGCCGAACATCGTGGTCATGGCGCCCAAGGACGAGAACGAACTGCAGCACATGATCAAGACCGCGGTCGAGCATCCCGGGCCGACGGCGGTGCGCTATCCCCGCGGGACCGGCTACGGCGTTCCCATGGACCAAGAGATCAAGACCCTCGAGATCGGCAGGGGGGAGCTGTTGCGCGACGGCAGTGATGTCGCCGTCATCGCGATCGGCAATATGGTCTATCCATCGATGGAAGCGGCGAGGCGGCTTGCGGCGGAAGGAGTGTCGGTGGCCGTGGTGAATGCGCGCTTCGTAAAGCCTCTCGACGAAGAGCTCCTGCTCCAGGTCGCGAGGGCTGCGGGCAGGATCGTGACCGTGGAGGAGCATGCGCTCCTGGGCGGCTTTGGAAGTGCCGTGCTGGAATGCCTCGACACAAGGGGCGTAACGGGGGTCAAGAGCCATCGCATCGGCCTTCCCGATTCCTACATAGAACACGGCACGCAGGCGGTACTCCGGAAGAAATACGGTCTGGACGCGGACGGCATCTACCAGTCGGTCAGGGATTTTCTCGACCGATCGCGGCTCAAGTCTGTCGCCCCCGTGGCGTCGGTGGCCTCACTCAAAGCAAAGGACGCGTAAGAAGTGCGGGTTTCTGGATGTCCTTCGCAATTACTCTCTCCCCAGAAGGACGAGGGTAATTTTTTTTGACCGCTTCTTCTTCCTTTTTTCCCGCCACTTTCCCACAAGTTGTATAGTTAGGAGAAGTTGAAACCGTTCCCTGCGGCCTCTGCACCATTTCTGCTACACTTAAAATAAAGAGACTCGAAGACAAAGAGCCGATCGGAATTCCTGCGGAGATGCTTCATGCTCGCCAGAATGTCAAAGGTCGAGATCGTCGGGCCGAAGGGAATGCTGCAGGATGTGCTTACCCTCCTCGGGCAGTTGAAGGTCCTCGAGATCGAACCGGAACCTGTCGATATCGCGGAAGGAGGGAGAGGGGAAGAGGTCAGGCCTTTTCTCCATGATGAGCGGGAACGCGCATTGTTCGAACGTCTCTTTCTGGATGATCTGCGGCGCAAGATCGATCAGCTCTTTACCTACCTCCCCTCGGCTGCCGTAAGGACAAGCTATATCGAACCTCAGCCGATCCTCGGTACCATTCTCCATACGATAGAAAAGCATCTCCAGGAGGCCAGGACGCTTCACGAAGAAAAAGCACGGCTCATAAGTGAAGAAAAGGAACTCGGCCGGTTTGCGGATTTTTTGAGCACCTTAGAGTCGCTCTTCCGGCTCGCGCATACGCCGCCGAGCTTCGATATTATCGGGCTTACGATCAAGGACCAGACCGGCGTCGAACATATCCGGGCGGAACTTGAGAAATTGACGAATGGGAATTTCAAAATGTATACCGTTCCGGCAGGAGACGGAACGCTCGCCGGCATGATCACCATAGAAAAGAACATCTCGGAATCCGTGAGCAAGACGCTGACCCGGGAGCGTGTTCCGGAGCTGGAGTTCCCTCCTGTGTTCGACGACCTCTCCCTTCCCGAGAAGATCACGTATCTGGAAGCAAAGTCCCTGGAGGTATCGATGAAGGCTGAGGCCGTGGACCGGGAGCTTGCGGACTTGGGCCGTCGCTGGATGCCGATCTATCGGCGCGTTCAGGAGTGGGTGGATGAGCGGATCTCGCTTCTGGTTGCGACAGCCTCCGTCTGCCAGACAAAACTATGCTTTTTCGTCCGCGGCTGGATGCTTGCCGATGATGTGGCAAGGCTGAAAGCCCAGCTGGAAGCATCCTTCGGCATGGAGGTCGTTCTGGAGGAGCAGCACGTACGCGAGAAGGAGCTCGAGCATGCCCCCGTCGTCCTGATGAACCCCCCCTACTTCAGGCCCTTTGAGCTCTTCGGAAGGCTGCTCCCGCTTCCCGCGTACACCTCCTTTGATCCCACGCCGTTCATCGGCATCTTTTTCCCCGTTTTCTTCGGTATGATCCTCGGCGACGCCGGATACGGCGTTCTTCTCGCGGTCCTAGCCGTCGTGTTGCGCAAACGCTATAAGACGAACAAGGATATACGGGATGCTTCCCAGGTCCTGCTTATATCATCGGCGTATACGGTCCTGTTCGGTCTGCTGTACGGCGAATTCTTCGGCGACCTCGGCACCAGGCTCTTCGGACTCGAGCCGCTTCTGGTCGAGCGCAGGACCGCGATCGTGCCCATGATTATTTTTGCGCTCTCCGCGGGAGTGGTGCATATCCTGCTCGGCCTCGTCCTCGGGGTGATCACGGCGTTCAGGAAGCATGTTCGGAGGGAAGGCATTTATAAGCTGCTGAACATCGTTATCATTCTCTGCATGATTGCCGTGTTTGCCTCCTTCTTCGGCTTCTTCCCCAAGCTGCTCTCCCGGCCAATCATCATCGCCATTCTGGTCATGACGCCGTTCCTGTTCTTTACCGGCGGCATC encodes:
- the dxs gene encoding 1-deoxy-D-xylulose-5-phosphate synthase, whose product is MILDKVNSAQDLRMLPEEELPELASEVRGEIIDVVSKTGGHLASSLGVVDLTIALHYAFDTPKDRIVWDVGHQAYAHKILTGRRAEFPTLRQYGGISGFPKREESPADHFDVGHASTSISAALGMIAARDIKGEDFRVIAVIGDGSISAGLAFEGLNQAGHLKKNLVVILNDNEMSISPNVGALSSYLSRLMTGNFYTKLRLETKHFLQGIPKVGEAMFNLAKRTEDSIKGLVAPGMLFEDLGFQYVGPIDGHNIDHLLQTFHNIKDFTWPVLVHVVTKKGKGCEFAECSPSQFHGTPPFDRETGKAKKKQAVLSYTEVFGQTLIKLAEDNDRIVAISAAMSEGTGLDKFSEKFPGRFFDVGIAESHGVTFACGLAVEGMHPVAAIYSTFTQRAYDQVVHDLCLQNLPVTLALDRAGLVGEDGPTHHGVFDLAYLRHVPNIVVMAPKDENELQHMIKTAVEHPGPTAVRYPRGTGYGVPMDQEIKTLEIGRGELLRDGSDVAVIAIGNMVYPSMEAARRLAAEGVSVAVVNARFVKPLDEELLLQVARAAGRIVTVEEHALLGGFGSAVLECLDTRGVTGVKSHRIGLPDSYIEHGTQAVLRKKYGLDADGIYQSVRDFLDRSRLKSVAPVASVASLKAKDA
- a CDS encoding ATPase, whose translation is MLARMSKVEIVGPKGMLQDVLTLLGQLKVLEIEPEPVDIAEGGRGEEVRPFLHDERERALFERLFLDDLRRKIDQLFTYLPSAAVRTSYIEPQPILGTILHTIEKHLQEARTLHEEKARLISEEKELGRFADFLSTLESLFRLAHTPPSFDIIGLTIKDQTGVEHIRAELEKLTNGNFKMYTVPAGDGTLAGMITIEKNISESVSKTLTRERVPELEFPPVFDDLSLPEKITYLEAKSLEVSMKAEAVDRELADLGRRWMPIYRRVQEWVDERISLLVATASVCQTKLCFFVRGWMLADDVARLKAQLEASFGMEVVLEEQHVREKELEHAPVVLMNPPYFRPFELFGRLLPLPAYTSFDPTPFIGIFFPVFFGMILGDAGYGVLLAVLAVVLRKRYKTNKDIRDASQVLLISSAYTVLFGLLYGEFFGDLGTRLFGLEPLLVERRTAIVPMIIFALSAGVVHILLGLVLGVITAFRKHVRREGIYKLLNIVIILCMIAVFASFFGFFPKLLSRPIIIAILVMTPFLFFTGGILAPLELLKSIGNIISYVRIMAIGLTSVLLAYVANRLAGEMGDVVIGVAVAALLHILNIVLGVFSPTIHSLRLHYVEFFSKFVERGGRKFEPLGK